A region of Polyangiaceae bacterium DNA encodes the following proteins:
- a CDS encoding deoxyhypusine synthase family protein — MGAVRDFITYHYRHFNAAVVIDAAKAWEEHLAKGGKMLLTIAGAMSTAEMGLTIAELIRKGRVHGICCTGANLEEDVFNLVAHNSYKRIPGYRNLSAEEEKALEHQGLNRVTDTCIPEGEAMRKIEHHMLALWQEADQKGERFFPHELFYKLLRSKKLEKDYEIDPKDSWLLAACEKNLPMWVPGCEDSTLGNMLVAAVVRGDVKSPLVIKSGLEQMRTLVDWYREESARSSIGFFQIGGGIAGDFPICVVPLIHQDLQEQCPYWGYFCQISDSTTSYGSYSGAVPNEKITWGKLDIDTPRFIIESDATIVFPLVAAYLLNM; from the coding sequence ATGGGAGCCGTCCGCGATTTCATCACCTACCACTACCGCCACTTCAACGCGGCCGTCGTCATCGACGCCGCCAAGGCCTGGGAGGAGCACCTGGCGAAGGGCGGCAAGATGCTGCTCACCATCGCTGGTGCCATGAGCACCGCTGAGATGGGCCTGACGATTGCCGAGCTCATCCGCAAGGGCAGGGTGCACGGCATCTGCTGCACCGGGGCGAACCTGGAGGAGGACGTCTTCAACCTGGTCGCGCACAACAGCTACAAGCGCATCCCGGGCTATCGCAACCTGAGCGCCGAGGAGGAGAAGGCGCTCGAGCACCAGGGCTTGAACCGGGTCACCGACACCTGCATCCCCGAGGGCGAAGCGATGCGCAAGATCGAGCATCACATGCTCGCGCTCTGGCAGGAGGCCGACCAGAAGGGCGAGCGCTTCTTCCCGCACGAGCTCTTCTACAAGCTCCTCCGCAGCAAGAAGCTGGAGAAGGACTACGAGATCGATCCCAAGGACAGCTGGCTCCTGGCGGCGTGTGAGAAGAACCTGCCCATGTGGGTGCCTGGCTGCGAGGACTCGACGCTGGGCAACATGTTGGTGGCTGCGGTGGTGCGCGGCGACGTGAAGAGCCCGCTGGTGATCAAGAGCGGGCTCGAGCAAATGCGCACGCTGGTGGACTGGTACCGGGAAGAGAGCGCGCGCTCGAGCATCGGGTTCTTCCAGATCGGCGGCGGCATCGCCGGGGACTTCCCCATCTGCGTGGTGCCGCTGATCCACCAGGACCTTCAGGAGCAGTGCCCGTATTGGGGCTACTTCTGCCAGATCAGCGACTCGACCACCTCGTATGGCAGCTACAGCGGCGCCGTGCCGAACGAGAAAATCACCTGGGGCAAGCTCGACATCGACACGCCGCGCTTCATCATCGAGAGCGACGCGACCATCGTCTTCCCGCTGGTGGCAGCGTACCTCTTGAACATGTGA